The window gtaAAACGTCACAAGTGTCGTATTGCAGTAACGTCAACAGGATTTTAACGTCAAGCATTTCAACAACGAGAGCAATTTGAGTCTACAGTATGTTGGCGTCACGGGAGGCAGGCTGCAGAATGTGAAGTGTGACAATGTGCTTTATGGCTTTTCTAAACCAGGGGTAAAAAAAGGCATATATTAAGGGGTTTACACACGAGTTGAAaccatacaaataaaaaacatattttgtcagTGAACCTAAATTCTTATTTTCAGCCACAAGACTGACAATATAATATGgacaaaaacacaccagaaaGACAAGAACGACAACACTGAGAGTCCTGGCCGCCTTCAACTCGGATGACTTCGCTCTGAAAGGGGCAGAATGTTGtaatttgacacatttaacacGGGAGCGCATGGCTCGTGCCTGAGAAACAGCGACCACAAACACTCTCAGGTACAGCGTGATAATGATGCATAGAGGAAGAACAAAGCCAACGAAGAGGTCCACAATGCCTGCGTAAAACTCAAAACTGATGACGCACTCACCATGGCATGAGTTGTACATTCCAGCATGACCCAATTGGTCCTTTAAGAGGATGGCACAGTATAGAAGAGCTGCCACCCAAGAAAGACAAATACAAAGTTGAATTCTTTTCACAGTAACTTTGACGTTATAACGCAGAGGATCGCAAATAGCTAAATAACGATCAGCCGATATCAGGACCATGTTTCCAACTGGAGATGATGCTGCAGCGAAAGTCGTGTAGTTCCACAGAGAACAGGCAAAGTCACCATGAAACCAGCAGGATATCCTCACATAGATCTCACCTGGCATCGCTACCAAGCCCACCAGCAAGTCAGAGACTGCGAGGGAGAGGAGGACAAGGTTGGTGGGCGTGTGGAGCTGCCTGcaacccaagaaaaaaaagtcattgacaCATATTACACACTGTTCAAAGCACTTTCCAGACAGCTATGAGTATGGAGAATGCGTCCTTCAAAACACTCTAATTGGATAATACAatcgttttttttcctggagaaAATGAGACGATGATAGACATAAACAGTCTATCAACCTTGCAAAGCTGGTCAAACATGTAAGGGTTAAGGCTTAATGAAAAAGAACgtgcctgaagtgggagattgaGATGATGACGAGCAGGTTGAGCAGCACACTGAGAATGCTGACGGCAGGCAGCAATACACCTTCAGACCAGTCAGGTAAAGGCTTCTCACAGGAAGTGTTGGCACGCTGTGGAAAGCAGAGAACCGATTGGCCCCCGATGTCCATGGAAAAGCAAAAGCTCAGACGGCCTTCTGTCTTCACCGATCTGTTGACCATCTCATTTAAGGGTTTCTAGCACCTCCCTCAAGCAAATGTGATTGGGTCAAAGTTGTCAGAGAAAGATGTCATGGTGAGCGTCATTCCCCAGACTCTTCGATCAACAGTGACACAAATACATATTCAGTCTTACATCAACCATAAATGTTTATATTCTGAAATTCTTGTCGGACCAAAAGCCAAAAAGAAGACCCGCCTGAGGTTTGGGATTTGACCTGGTACACATAAATATGGTCGGACTTTACACGAAAAGATAAAATATCTGGCATTTTAGAGTTTTGGTCGCATTGTGTTGTGTTCCCTGATTACATCAAAACAGAACACTACATGCTGTCCATAAACACTCTTTCCACACGCAGAATTCAAAATCAGGCATAATCACCATAAAGTCACAAGAAGAAACACTTTGATCTTTGTGCCAATATTTCCCAGAGGTTCCTGAAGGTTGTAAAGtaataaaatgtctttgtcctcaaaaaaaacatcttgctgTCTGGGGAACCCACTTTTATTCCATAAAACACATCAGGTAACATGCTTATTTCTATTTACAGTCATTTCCATTTCCTGACTCAGGTTGCTTTTTGATTTGCtatattctgttgtatgaaacAATTCTCAGTGTCATGACTTGGGAGAAGTTGTAAAACGTATTTATTTAAGATTGTCAGCCTGACCTGTTTCAGATCCTAAAATTGGGACAAATTGACTCTTAACACACATCAGAATTAGGGACTATCATATCGGATAATCTTGTAAGATGTATGATTGTCAGGGGTTTGACGTGGTTGGTCAGGAGGACAACTTTTGCACAAAGACGGGCATTTCGTTAGGCTGGGGTTAGGTCTTTGGGACATATGAGAGAACATgcagtatttgattgacaggtgaagaGGTGTCTCCAGACATCTTCATGGACAAACCCAGGCAGTTCTTCTGTCTTTGGacaagccttgtttttcatgattttggagCCTCATTTTAAAGACATGGTGATatcttgattgattgatcaCCTACTCATTTTACCTGAAGTGAATGCAGAAGATATTAAGACTCCCTTAAattgccactgtcatgaaatgcatgatttttagtgtgttattaatgaaaaaacggcagccgacatgaaCTCAtgcgtttttcaccacaaaacatgtttttgacgtatGCAGTAAACcgcccggctcgactgtgttgttcatcgcgtactgcggcggctgtgaacaaccccctaaagcagcacggcttggctccgtgataagccacttcagcgccgaaaatgagccacaccggctggctgtgatgagccaccatggctcatctccgctgtggaagtggatcggacagaaggcggtttggccgtgatcacatatcatctgaatatgactcgaaacaatagtgtaatattgccccagtaacttcaatgtgtttcaatgtgttCAATGCGTGTTTTCAACAGCGAATGTCCTTGTGAgatcacggacagaggatgcagccaatatggcgaccacttggaggtcgtagaatgacacttctgcaactttgctcatagatgacgcgctctccgctcacatttatttttttcgtaaagacattgaagtcaataatgttatatgtatttttcattacaatatctattttagaatgtttatagggttgacacttggcctttaaagtTTTTGACTCGTTGCTATATTGAAGTCATTTCctaaaatcattcattcattcatcttccattccacttatcttcactagggttgCGAGCATGTGGAGTCTTTCCCAattatcttcaggcaggaggcggagtacactgAACTCCTCgtcagccaatcgaagggcacccaaccattcacactcaacattcacacctacagggaaTTTAAgttcttcaattaatgcatagttttgggacgtgggaaggcacccaggcaggcatggggagaacatgcaaactatacaAACGCAGACTGTCtcggtcctgccggtcccagccctggcggtgcaggtcccctgcacacctgcgcctcatcagggataattaaccccagtatatataggacccagcggacggtctggctttgccatatcgttgccatccatgcctcgttcccgcacttcctcgttcctgatcctgaacccctgtgtaccgacctctgcctgtcctgtgaccaaccccataagcttgacgctcttgatactgctgctctctctgactg of the Syngnathoides biaculeatus isolate LvHL_M chromosome 14, ASM1980259v1, whole genome shotgun sequence genome contains:
- the LOC133512388 gene encoding trace amine-associated receptor 1-like, whose translation is MDIGGQSVLCFPQRANTSCEKPLPDWSEGVLLPAVSILSVLLNLLVIISISHFRQLHTPTNLVLLSLAVSDLLVGLVAMPGEIYVRISCWFHGDFACSLWNYTTFAAASSPVGNMVLISADRYLAICDPLRYNVKVTVKRIQLCICLSWVAALLYCAILLKDQLGHAGMYNSCHGECVISFEFYAGIVDLFVGFVLPLCIIITLYLRVFVVAVSQARAMRSRVKCVKLQHSAPFRAKSSELKAARTLSVVVLVFLVCFCPYYIVSLVAENKNLGSLTKYVFYLYGFNSCVNPLIYAFFYPWFRKAIKHIVTLHILQPASRDANIL